The following are encoded together in the Labrus mixtus chromosome 2, fLabMix1.1, whole genome shotgun sequence genome:
- the LOC132984319 gene encoding calcium homeostasis modulator protein 1 gives MDKFRMMFQFLQSNQESFMNGICGIMALASAQMYTSFEFNCPCMPEYNYTYGIGLLTIPPIWFFMLGFVMNNNVSVLAEEWKRPTGKRRKDPTILRYMFCSITQRSLIAPAVWVSVTLMDGKSFLCAFSINLDLEKITGNYSLFRGMSEAERVRLLARIPCKDLFDQHEIRVAASRYIKCFSQACGWMFLLMMTLTAFLIRAIRPCFTQAAFLKTKYWSHYIDIERKMFDDTCKEHAKSFAKVCIQQYFEGISGEIRSFHGHRSSKYDSDDEDEDKRKGDEEKLLGIRAQDDMNKVLWNWHACKPALALRKDEIDGENNGKLNGVANGAANGFVKGHTPEVEKREWAVYYSKV, from the exons ATGGATAAGTTTCGTATGATGTTCCAGTTCCTCCAGTCCAACCAGGAGTCTTTTATGAATGGGATCTGCGGTATCATGGCACTAGCTAGTGCACAGATGTACACTTCCTTTGAGTTCAACTGCCCCTGTATGCCTGAATACAACTACACTTATGGGATCGGACTGCTCACCATTCCACCTATCTGGTTCTTCATGCTGGGTTTTGTAATGAACAATAACGTGTCAGTGCTCGCAGAGGAGTGGAAAAGACCCACAGGGAAACGAAGGAAGGACCCAACAATCCTACGCTACATGTTCTGTTCAATCACACAGAGATCCTTGATAGCACCTGCAGTATGGGTGTCAGTCACCCTCATGGATGGGAAGAGCTTCCTTTGTGCTTTCAGCATCAACCTGGACCTTGAAAAGATTACAGggaattacagtctgtttagggGGATGTCAGAAGCAGAGAGGGTGAGACTGCTGGCACGGATTCCATGCAAAGACCTGTTTGACCAACACGAAATAAGAGTGGCAGCATCCCGATACATCAAGTGTTTCTCCCAG GCGTGTGGATGGATGTTTCTGCTCATGATGACCTTGACAGCCTTCCTGATACGAGCTATTCGACCATGTTTCACTCAAGCCGCCTTCCTGAAGACAAAGTACTGGTCTCATTACATTGACATTGAGCGCAAGATGTTCGACGATACCTGCAAAGAGCATGCAAAGAGTTTTGCCAAGGTTTGCATCCAGCAGTACTTTGAGGGCATCAGTGGGGAGATTCGTAGCTTCCACGGTCATCGCTCAAGCAAGTATGACAGTGACGATGAAGACGAGGATAAGAGGAAGGGTGATGAAGAAAAGCTCCTGGGTATCAGGGCTCAGGATGACATGAATAAAGTTTTATGGAACTGGCACGCCTGTAAACCAGCTCTGGCTCTGAGAAAGGACGAAATAGATGGTGAAAACAATGGCAAACTGAATGGAGTGGCCAATGGCGCAGCAAATGGATTTGTAAAGGGACACACCCCTGAGGTGGAGAAAAGGGAATGGGCAGTGTATTACAGTAAGGTCTGA